The genomic segment GGAATTCATGATCCCCATGGCTTTGGAGGAGATGCCGGTGTCGGGATGGACCTGTTTCAGCACCTTGTACACGTATACGGAGTAGCTCTCTTTTCGGCTGCGCTTGCGCTTCTTGCCGTCCTTCTTCTGCGCCTTGGTCACGGCCTTTTTGGAGCCCTTCTTTGGGGCCGGAGCGGATTTCGCTGGCTCAGGCATGCTACCTTCGCTGTTCTGCAAGTAGGAATCAAAATGAAATCTACATCTCATGATCCTCGGAATTTGTAGACAATGTTATGTAAATGAAGATTTAGTTTCTCTATCTCTGATTCGTTCTTTTGTCGTGAAGTCTGCATGCAAATGAAGGAGCCTAGGTCTACTCTCCTATTGGTCGTATCCTGAGAGCAGTTTTCGTGCACGGGTCAcctaattaacattttatataacacGTTCCTGGCATTCCAAACAATTCAGATTAGTTtacttattcattttaaaaactaaaagttgCTCTCCTCTATGCTTTTAAATGCCAGGGAGACAAAGCTTCTGGCGCAGTTACGTCTTCGAAATGTAAGGTCGGTTTAAAAGCTCCTGGAAAAGCTATTCCTTGGCATTCTGATGTAGATTCTAGAGCAGCAGGAGAGACCTGAAGAACGGCGAGCTAGGCGACCGGCGGTCACCCGCACAATCCCGAGAACAGTGTTTCCCACTTTTTACAGAGTGCACAAACACATCATGAAAATAAAGGGCAGGCAATAATGGTCCGgagaacaacaataacaacaacaacaaaagtaaataGCATCTCTTGAAGAGAGCTAAGACAGGAAAGCATGTCTTAGCCAAAATGGCTTCAGTCCTTAATGGAAAAGCAAGTCACACCTAGTTTAGCCCTACAGCGAGGATCCGAAATAAATATTCAGTCTTACtagtgaaaatattatttaaaaaattaaaatgaaagagtCCGCTATTTAACAAAGAGCTTTACTTTCAAGTTATTATCATCATCTTTGGCTAAAGCCCGCTTCTTAGCTAACTGTTCAGTTTAAGAAACTGTTCTTCCTAAATTTGACTGTCCTTTTTAAGCCCTCCTCCTTCACCCCAGGCTCCCCAGGCCCCTAGACCctcttctctcctgccaccattcCCATTTCCTGGGTCCTAAGTCTCCAGGCATGAAGGTGCTGTGCAAAATGTATTCCACTCTGTGAGTTAGCATCTAACAAAAGTGTACTCTGAATTTATTGTGTCTTATGTTTGTTTCACAAAgtaatttgtttttctcacttCAGTGATGAcgagaaaactttaaaatatgtttaacatctttttttttttttaatttccaatttaGCTAATGTAGCAGTGTTCAGAATAGCTAATGagctttatttgtatttatttaatcaaaaaatCTTGGGGCGGGCGCGGTGCCACTTTTCCCTTAATACGGTTTAAATGTTCTGTCTCATTTGTCTTTCTCCTTTTGGGAttacacgtctgtaatcccagcactttgggaggccgaggcgggcggatcacaaggtcaggagatccagaccatcctggctaacagggtgaaaccctgtctctactaaaaatacaaaaaaattagctgggcgtggtggcgggcgcctgtagtcccagctacttgggagactgaggcaggagaatggcatacacctcggaggcggagcttgctgtgagcggAGATCCTGGCATTGCACTGCAGCCGggacaagagaaagagagactccatctcaaagaaaaacaaacaaacaaacaaaacggcCTGGagtgatgactcacgcctgtaatcccaaaacttttggaggccgaggggtgtggatcaggaggtcaggagtttgagaccagcctggccaatatagtgaaaccccgtcgatactaaaaatacaaaaattagccgggcatggtggcgtacgcctgtagtctcagctacttgagaggctgagggagaaccccggaggcggaggttgcagtgagccaaggctgcACCATTCCACTCCATCCTAGGTGaaacagtaagactctgtctcaaaaaaaaaaaaaaaaaaaaaaaaagcttatgtgatattacttttttctcatttaacagAAAGGGAAATTAGAGAACTCAAGGGGCGGCATCCTGCCTAAAACCCCATTGCTTATACTAGGTGTAACCAGAATGATGATTTAGGCAA from the Macaca mulatta isolate MMU2019108-1 chromosome 4, T2T-MMU8v2.0, whole genome shotgun sequence genome contains:
- the H2BC6 gene encoding histone H2B type 1-C/E/F/G/I, encoding MPPISKNSEGSMPEPAKSAPAPKKGSKKAVTKAQKKDGKKRKRSRKESYSVYVYKVLKQVHPDTGISSKAMGIMNSFVNDIFERIAGEASRLAHYNKRSTITSREIQTAVRLLLPGELAKHAVSEGTKAVTKYTSSK